The DNA sequence TGGCCGGTGGTTATCCCGGCCTCGGCAAAGAGGCTCTCGTATCGATGCATCAGGAGCCCCTGCCCGATGGCCGCCAGGGCCTGCCTGGCACTGATATCCCCCGGGCGACTGGCCAGACCCAGCCGGCCGAGACCGGCGCCGACCGCCCCGGAGGTCACCAGGATGACGTCGCACCCTTCGGCATGCAGGTCGGCCAGTTGCCGGACCAATCCTTCCAACCGGCCGAGGTGCAGACGCCCGTTGTGGTGAGTGACGGTGGTCGTTCCGACCTTGATGACCACTCGCTTGCTTGCCTTGAATCGCTGTCGCATCAGTCCATCCCTCCGATATACGAAAAAAGCCCCGTCCGGACATCGCCGGACGGGGCTCGTCGCTCCGTGGTACCACCTGGCTGAGCCCGCCGCGTGGGGCGGGCCCCCTCATCAAGCGCTCGATCAAGCGCTCACCGGCGATAACGGGCCGGGACCCGGGCGGTTCCTCACCGCCGGCTCGGGGTTGGGTTCGGCAACGGCCGCCAGTCCGGACTTGCACCAATTCATCCGGCTCTCTGCACAGGCACCTCTTCGCCTACTGGTTCCCTTCAACGCCTCGGGTTATGGAGCCATCATAAAGCAGTCAGCTCAAGACGTCAGGCTCACTCAGACGCCGGCCACCGTAGCTCCGGCGGCGCCCTTCATCGGCAGCTTCGCCAGGGCCTCCCTCATCTTCACCAGACCCTCCTGGATGTTCTCCAGCGAAGTGGCGTAGGACAGGCGGATGTAGCCCTCACCGTGCTGGCCGAAGGCCGTGCCTCCAAGGCAGGCCACGCCACCCTCGTTCAGCAGGTAATCGGCCACCTGCTTGCCGGGGAGGCCGAAGGCCGAGACATTGGGGAAGACGTAGAACGCCCCCTTGGGCATCGCGCACCTGACCCCGGGGATTTCGTTGAGGCCCTTGACGATGACGTCGCGCCGACGCCTGAACTCCGCCCGCATCGCCGCCGGTCCGTCCTGCGGTCCGGTGAGGGCGGTCACCCCGGCCAGCTGGATGAAGGGCGGGGTGCACGAGACGGAGTTGTTCAAAAGCTTGCCCACCAAGGCGGCGAGGGGCTTGGGCATGACTCCGAAGCCGAGTCGCCAGCCGGTCATGGCGTAGGTCTTGGAGAAGCCGTCGAGGATGATGGTCTGGTCCTTCATCCCCGGTTCGGCGGAGATCGACTTGATCTCTCCTTCGTAGACCAGCCGGTCGTAGATTTCGTCCGACAGGACCATGATCGGCCGGCCGGCCACCGCCGTGGCGATCTCCCGGATGTCCTGAGGAGACATCACGCCGCCGGTGGGGTTGGAGGGCGAGTTGATGATGATCAGCTTGGTCTTCGGGGAAATCTTCCGCTTGAGGTCCTCGACGTCGAGGGTGAAATCCTTCTCTTCGAGCAGTGGCAACGGGACGGCCACCCCGCCGTTGAAGCGGATGCACGATTCATAAATGGGGAAGCCGGGGTTCGGACAGAGGACCTCGTCCCCCGGATTGATCAGCGCCATGATGGCGAAGAAGAGGATCGGCTTGCCGCCGGGGGTGACGACGACCTCCTCGGGGGCGACGTCGATGCCCCGGGTGCGGGAGACATAGGCGGCGACGGTCTCGCGAAGCGCCGGGATGCCCGGGGAAGGGACGTAGTGGGTCTGTCCCTCTTCCAGAGCCTGCGCGGCCCTGGCCCGGATGTGGGCCGGGGTGTCGAAGTCCGGCTCACCGATCTCCATGTGAATGATCCGCTTGCCCTGGGCTTCCAAGGCCTTGGCCTTGGCCAACACATCGAACGCCGTCTCGGCCCCCAGGTTCTCCATGCGACCAGCGATCAACCCTTCGATCATCGATGATCGACCCTCTTCCTCGCGTTAGTCTTGACGCCGGGCGGCCGGCCACCTGGATGGTTGGCTACCCAGCCTATATAGGCACTAGTTTAACTGCCCTCTTACCAATTGTAAAGGAAAATCTTCGGGAGGAAGAACCACCCTCCGCGAGAAAGCGGAGGGTGGTTGCGCCTGGCGAAAATAGACCGGCCCGAGGTCTGATATTGTTGGTCGCTGAACCCGAGACGCCGGTCAGGCCGGCAGATGATCGAAACCCTTCAATACAGTCTGAACCATGACCGCCACGGCCACCGGAAGGGCCTCCTCGTCGATGTCGAACCGGGCCGTGTGAGCCGGGTGGATGATCCCCTTGGCCGGGTTGCTGATCCCCAGCCAGAAATAGCTTCCCGGAACCTTGCGGAAGAAATAGGCCAGGTCGTCTCCGGCCATGATTGGGTCGGCCACCTTGACGTTGCTCGGGCCAATGGCCTCCTTGGCAGCTTCCTCGAGGATGGCGGTGACCTTGTCGTCGTTGGCCAACGTAGGATACCCTCGTTCGTATTTCAGCTCGACTTGGGCGTCATAGGTGGCGGCGATTCCCTGAGCGACCTTCAGGATGCGATCCGGAAACCTCTCGGCTGTGTCGGCATCAAGGGCCCGGCAGGTTCCGGTCATCTCGACCCGGTCGGCCAGGATGTTGAACCTGGCACCGGCATGGAGAGTCCCGAACGACAGGACCGCCGGTTTGACTGGGTCGATCTGCCTGGTGAGCATGTACTGAAGACCGGTCACGATCTGGGCAGCGACGGCTATACCGTCGACCCCCTTGTGGGGAGCGGACCCGCCTCCCCCCCGGCAGACGACGGTCAGACTGAACTGGTCGGCGCTGGCCATGAAGCCCCCATAATGAATGCCGATCTGGCCCACCGGGAACTCGGTGGCGTGGTGACAGGCAAACATCGCGTCAACCCGAGGGTCATCGAGAACCCCGCGCTTGATGAGTTCGAGTGCGCCGCCGGGTGGCAGCTCCTCGGCCGGCTGAAAGATGAGCTTGAGATTGCCCTTCAGCTCTGAGCGCTGTTCAGCCAGAAGCTTGGCCACTCCGAGGATGATGGCGGCATGGGCGTCATGAGCGCAGGCATGCATGACACCGGGGTTTTTCGAGGCATACGAAGCGCCCGTCGCTTCCTGGATCGGCAGGGCGTCGATGTCCGCCCGGAGGGCGATTGTCGGCCCGGGGTGGCCCCCCCTGAGGAGGCCGGTCGCCCCGGTGAAGTCCCTCCAGGTGGTCACCTCGAGACCAAGTCGCTTGAGTTCCTCGACGATAATCGCCGTGGTCTCATATTCCTTGAAGGATAGTTCGGCATGCTGATGGATGGTGTGCCTGAGGTCGGTGACGTATTCGGCGACGACCTTGGCCCTACCCAATGCGTTCATGCGCCGATCGAGGTCTCCTTCTTGTGGGGCACTAGGTACCTGAAGATGAGATACGCCGGAATGCTCGTCAGGGCAAGGTAGACACCCTGGCGGATCTGGGCCGGAGCGACCTTGGTCACGAGATATCCGGTGAGCAGGACGACGAAGACGGTTGAGTAGGGGTAGCCCCACATCTTCAAGGGCCGCTCGAGACTGGGCTGCTTATGCCTCAAGACGATGAGGGCGATGGCCACGAGGCACTCCAGCAATCTGGCGACGAAGACGCCCATCAGCAAGAGGGTCATGAAGGTACCGGTCCAGACGAACCCGATGGCGACCAAGCCATAGAGCAGGATGGACACCCAGGGGGTCCCATACTTCGGATGAACCATCGAGAAAAGGTCGAAGAGCATTCCGTCGCGGGCCATGGCGAAGGCGACTCGTGGTAATCCCATGGTGCTAGAGTTCAGTGAACCGAAGATGGAGACCAGGGCCCCCAGGGCGACGATAGCTCCGCCGACGGGTCCGAAGATGGCGCTGGCCACGGAGGCCACCGGCTTGGCCGACTTGGCCAAGTCAGCGAAGGGCAGGTTGCCGATGGAGACGACGTTGATCAGGATGTTAACGACAATGACGATACTCATGCCGATGATCATCGCCAAAGGCAGGTTGCGTTTCGGGTGCTCGATCTCCTCGCTCATGTAGGCCAGGGTGTAGTAACCGCCGAAGGCCAGGATGGCGGGCACCGCCGCGGCCGTGGTCGTTGCCCATCCGCCCCCTCCGACAAACGGGGTGAAGTGGACGAACTTCATCGTGAAGATCCCGACCACGATAACAAGGCCAAGGGCGGCCAGCTTACCGACGGTGAAGACGTTCTGGACCATGGCCCCCAGCTTGACCCCTCTGACGTTGACCAGGCTGAGGAGGACGATTAGGATGGTGGCGACGATCCGTGAACCAAGGACCGTCATTCCCGGCCAGAAGAAGCTGAGATAGTTGGTGAAAGCCAGGGCAAGCATGGCCATGACGGGGATGTACGAGCCAAGGATCATCGTCCAGCCGTAGAAGAACGCCGGAGCTTCGCCATAGGCTTCTTGGATGTAGACGTAGGCCCCTCCGGCCTTGGGGATCATCGGGGCGAGCTCGGCGTAGACCAAGGCCATTAGCGTGCAGGCCACACCGGCGATGATCCAGGCGGCAAGGTCCGGACCGGGGGAACCGGCCGCGGCGGCGACCTTACCAGGGACCATGAAGATGCCAGAACCGATCACCGTACCGACAAGAATCATGATGGCGGGGAACAGACCCAGGGAACGTGCCAGAGTCTTCTGCTTTTCGGCCACTTATTTCATCACCCTTTCCCGAATTTTAGAATATGATAATACCTTGGCCGATACCGACGTCTGCAACTCGTGATACAATATCAGCAAATCCTCGACGGCTTCACCGTTCGGCGAATTAAGGGGGGCTCATCGCAGTGATGCCAAAGGACGACCGTTCCATCATCCGCTCCAGGGAGTCCTCCGGCGTCAGGGACGTTTTTGCCCGCCTGGGCAGGCGGAGGAGAGTTCCGGCCGGGGAGGTCCTCTTCGAGAAGGGCGAGGTCCTCAATTCGGTCTACTACGTGGAAAGGGGAACGGTCCTCCTCAACGTCCTGTCTCCCGAAGGGGCGGTCAAGACCGTCCTAGTCTGCTCAGCTGACTCGATCATCGGCGAATCCTGCCTGCAGACCGGATATGTCAACGTCTGCTCGGCCGAGGCCCAGGAGGCCTGCGTCCTGCTGGAAATCCCCCGTGAGACCCTGCGACAGCGGTTCCCGACGGACCCGACCCTGGCCCAGGCCATCTATGACTCCCTGATTTCTAAACTCCAGATGACCACGACGCAGCTCGAATGGGTGTCGCTGGTAGACCCGGCCAGGAGGATCGCGAGGTTCCTCTTGGAATCGGGTTCGTCTCTGGCGGTTTCCCACGAGGCGCTGGCGGCCATGGCCGGCTGTTGCCGGGTCACGGTCACCAGACACCTCGGACGGTTGAAGCGGGGGGGCGCGGTGTCCCTCGGTCGTAAGCGGATAACCGTGATCAATCGGGAGATCCTCGAACGCATCGCGAAGGGGAAGGAGGCGCCGACTCGGTTGTCTTCGCCGGCGTCGCCGCGACGCAGGCTCCCCGGAGCTCTCCGGCGGGACGCGACCGGCCGCTGAGAACAGGGCGGCTGGGGCCGTGGTGGGTCGGGCCGGACAAATGGTAGGACAAACGGAAGAGGCTCAGAAAGGCCCCAGGGTCTTTCTGAGCTTCTTGGTTTTCCGTGCCCCTCTTCCTGAGGTCAGGCCAGGGCGATGGAGACGATCCCGGCCAGGATGACCAGCGCCCCCAGAACCCTCCACAGACCGAAGGGCTCCCGCAGGACGAGGGCGCCGAGGATGGCCCCGAAGACCACGGAGACCGTCCGCACCGATGAAACGTAGCCGACGACGGTGGTCCGCAGGACCCAGAGGACGAGGAGATAGGCGCCCAGGGTCATCACCCCGACCGCGACGACCTCGACTTTGTGTCGGCGCCATTCCTCAGCGACTTGGGCCGAGCGGCGGGCGAGGATGAGCGGGGTCAGGAACAGAACGGAGGCCAGGAAGCACAGGTAGATGTAGGTCGCGGGACGGACCAGCTGGACCCCGACCCGATCGATCACCGAGTAGCCGGCGATGGACAAGCCGGTCAGGGCGGAAAGGAGGGAAGGCTTGCCCTCGAACCACGGCCTCAGGGCCCTCAGGCCCGGCCGTTCCGTGGGGCGGAGGTGGGCCAGGTAGACGCCGGCGGCGACGAGCCCGATGCCGCCGAGCCCGATGGGTGGGATGCGCTCCCCGAGGAACAGGTAACCGAAAAGGGTGGCCCAGATGGGCGCCGTCCCGCGGGCCAGCGGGTAGACGAGGGAGAGGTCCCCGAGTTGATAGGCGCTGCCGAGGATGAGCAAGT is a window from the Bacillota bacterium genome containing:
- a CDS encoding pyridoxal phosphate-dependent aminotransferase, which translates into the protein MIEGLIAGRMENLGAETAFDVLAKAKALEAQGKRIIHMEIGEPDFDTPAHIRARAAQALEEGQTHYVPSPGIPALRETVAAYVSRTRGIDVAPEEVVVTPGGKPILFFAIMALINPGDEVLCPNPGFPIYESCIRFNGGVAVPLPLLEEKDFTLDVEDLKRKISPKTKLIIINSPSNPTGGVMSPQDIREIATAVAGRPIMVLSDEIYDRLVYEGEIKSISAEPGMKDQTIILDGFSKTYAMTGWRLGFGVMPKPLAALVGKLLNNSVSCTPPFIQLAGVTALTGPQDGPAAMRAEFRRRRDVIVKGLNEIPGVRCAMPKGAFYVFPNVSAFGLPGKQVADYLLNEGGVACLGGTAFGQHGEGYIRLSYATSLENIQEGLVKMREALAKLPMKGAAGATVAGV
- a CDS encoding Crp/Fnr family transcriptional regulator; protein product: MPKDDRSIIRSRESSGVRDVFARLGRRRRVPAGEVLFEKGEVLNSVYYVERGTVLLNVLSPEGAVKTVLVCSADSIIGESCLQTGYVNVCSAEAQEACVLLEIPRETLRQRFPTDPTLAQAIYDSLISKLQMTTTQLEWVSLVDPARRIARFLLESGSSLAVSHEALAAMAGCCRVTVTRHLGRLKRGGAVSLGRKRITVINREILERIAKGKEAPTRLSSPASPRRRLPGALRRDATGR
- a CDS encoding amino acid permease translates to MAEKQKTLARSLGLFPAIMILVGTVIGSGIFMVPGKVAAAAGSPGPDLAAWIIAGVACTLMALVYAELAPMIPKAGGAYVYIQEAYGEAPAFFYGWTMILGSYIPVMAMLALAFTNYLSFFWPGMTVLGSRIVATILIVLLSLVNVRGVKLGAMVQNVFTVGKLAALGLVIVVGIFTMKFVHFTPFVGGGGWATTTAAAVPAILAFGGYYTLAYMSEEIEHPKRNLPLAMIIGMSIVIVVNILINVVSIGNLPFADLAKSAKPVASVASAIFGPVGGAIVALGALVSIFGSLNSSTMGLPRVAFAMARDGMLFDLFSMVHPKYGTPWVSILLYGLVAIGFVWTGTFMTLLLMGVFVARLLECLVAIALIVLRHKQPSLERPLKMWGYPYSTVFVVLLTGYLVTKVAPAQIRQGVYLALTSIPAYLIFRYLVPHKKETSIGA
- a CDS encoding EamA family transporter, whose product is MKLALLGLAALIHAGWNLLSKKSSDKQVFLWLAMVASSVLFLPILWLRSPLPGRGWLCVVASGAVQAVYLLILGSAYQLGDLSLVYPLARGTAPIWATLFGYLFLGERIPPIGLGGIGLVAAGVYLAHLRPTERPGLRALRPWFEGKPSLLSALTGLSIAGYSVIDRVGVQLVRPATYIYLCFLASVLFLTPLILARRSAQVAEEWRRHKVEVVAVGVMTLGAYLLVLWVLRTTVVGYVSSVRTVSVVFGAILGALVLREPFGLWRVLGALVILAGIVSIALA
- a CDS encoding amidohydrolase, with the protein product MNALGRAKVVAEYVTDLRHTIHQHAELSFKEYETTAIIVEELKRLGLEVTTWRDFTGATGLLRGGHPGPTIALRADIDALPIQEATGASYASKNPGVMHACAHDAHAAIILGVAKLLAEQRSELKGNLKLIFQPAEELPPGGALELIKRGVLDDPRVDAMFACHHATEFPVGQIGIHYGGFMASADQFSLTVVCRGGGGSAPHKGVDGIAVAAQIVTGLQYMLTRQIDPVKPAVLSFGTLHAGARFNILADRVEMTGTCRALDADTAERFPDRILKVAQGIAATYDAQVELKYERGYPTLANDDKVTAILEEAAKEAIGPSNVKVADPIMAGDDLAYFFRKVPGSYFWLGISNPAKGIIHPAHTARFDIDEEALPVAVAVMVQTVLKGFDHLPA